The window GCCGCCAGTAGCGTGCGCATGACTCCGAGCCGCTCCAGGACTCCCTGCCCCTCGACGGAGAGGAACTCGCCGCAGACCTTGTCCCGGGGAAAGCGGTCGCGGTCCGCCACGAGGACCCGAGCCCCCCTCTCCGCCGCGAGAGCCGCGATCGCCGCCCCGGCCGGTCCCCCTCCGAGCACGAGCAGGTCCAGCGGCTTCACGGGCGAGATCCGCCCGCGGGCAGCGTGAGTGCGAGACGAAACGGCCAGCGCCGCGTGACCCGCGCGCGGTCCGACCCGGCCCGACGGGCCAGCGCGCGAAGCTCGCTCACGGTGAACCCCCGCCGGACGGAGAGCGGGGCGTCGTGGACGAAGAGCGCGCTGCGCCTCGCGAGGCGGGCCGCCACGGCGATGAACGCCCACGGGAGCGCCCCTCGCTCGAGGTCGTTCACGATCACCGCGCGCCGGGCCACCTTCGCGAAGGAGGCGAGCAGCGCCGCCGCTTCCGCTTCGGCGAAATGGTGCAGGAACATCGACGCGGTGACGACGTCGAAGCTCCGGTCGGCGAAGGGGAGAGCGCGCGCGTCGGCGAGGACGACGAGGACGTGCCGCGCGGCCGCGGCAGTCCTCGCCGCCACCCGTGCCGCCGCGGGATCGCGATCCACGGCGGTCACCCGGACGGTCCGTCCCCTGCTCAGGCCGCGGGACTCCATCGCCACCGCGAGATCCGCGCCGCCGGTTCCGACGTCCAGGACGTCGAGAACGCCTCCCGGCGGCACCGCGTGGACGTAAGGATCGAGCGCGCGGAGCAGCGTGCGGGCCCCGCCGAGGCGACGGTTGACGAGGGCGATGTCCCGGAGCGCGGCCTCGATCTCCTCGGGGCCGCAGCCCGGGCCGTCCATCCGCTCGGGCTTCTCGCTCCTCCTCAGGGCGGTCACGGTTCGTCCCCGGCGGCCCTGACGACCAGGGCCGAGTTCTTCGAGCCAAACCCGATGCAGTTGCAGAGCGCGACCCGTATCCGTCCGGGACGGCCGGCGTTCGGGACCACGTCGAGGTCGCACTCGGGGTCCGGCGCCTCGCGGTTGATGGTCGGCGGGAGGAACGCGTCGCGCATGGCGAGGAGCGTGGCGGCCACCCCCGCGGCGCCGCTCGCCCCTTGCGGGTGACCGATCATGGACTTGACGCTCGACGCCGGGACGTCGCCGGCGCGCCCGCCGAGGGCCAGCTTCACCGCGCGCGTCTCGATCCGGTCGTTCAGCAGCGTGGAGGTGCCGTGCAGGGCGACGTAGTCGATCTCCGCCGGGCCGGCGCCGGCGTCCTCGAGCGCGAGGGTCATGGCGCGGGCCGGCTCCTCGCCGGTCTCGTCGAGCCGGACCCGGTGGAACGCCTCGCAGGTCGATCCGTAGCCGGCGATCTCGCCGTAGATCCGCGCCCGGCGCCGCACCGCGGCCCCGCGCTCCTCGAGGAGGAGCATGAACGCTCCCTCCCCGAGCACGAAGCCGTCGCGGTCGCGCGAGAAGGGACGGGAGCCGCGCTCGGGCTCGTCGTTCCAGGACGGGGTCATGATCTTCATGATGCAGAACCCCGCCAGGATCCCGGGGCTGATGGGGGCGTCGGCCCCGCCGGCGAGGGCGAGGTCCGCCCGGCCGTAGCGGATCAGCGAGAGCGCGTGCCCCAGCGCGTCCGTGGAGGAGGTGCACCCGGTGGTCAGGACGTGGCTCGGTCCCCTGAGGCCGTGCCGCATGGAGATCTCGCTGCTGAGGGAGCCCGGGGTCGCGGACGGGATCGTGTAGAGGCTGACCCCCTTCGGGTTCCCGAGATAGAACTCGCGAAACTGGTTCTCGGCGAACTCGAGCCCGGCTCCGCCGCTGCCGACCACCACCGCGAACCGCCGCCGCTCCTCGATCGTCAGCGCGGAAGGGCTCAGGCCCGCGTCCTCGCACGCCTCGTCCGCGGCGGCGATGGCCATCACGGTCGCCCGCGGGAGGTGCTTCGCGTCGCGCCCCTCGACGAAGCGGGACACGTCGAAGTCGGCCACCTGCCCCGCGATCCGGGTCGGGAACGAGGAGACGTCGAATCCCGCGATCCGCCGGATCCCGCTCTTCCCGGCCCGCGTGGCGCCCCAGAACACCTCGCGTCCGACCCCGTTCGGCGCCACCGCCCCGATGCCGGTGACGACCACGCGGCGCCCCTCGAGGGGCCGTTCGGCTCGATGCGCATCGCTCATGGGGACTCCGCGGAGCGGCCACCCGCCCAACCAGTCTAACCCGAGGCTCCGCCGGATGCTGATCGCGCATACAATGAGGGGCCATCGATCCCGGAGGTGCGCCATGGCGGGGACGTTATTCTGGGACGTGGACACCCAGGTGGACTTCATGGACCCTTCGGGGGCGCTGTACGTGCCCGGCGCCGAGACGATCGTTCCCAATCTCGAGAGGCTGACGCTCCACGCGACGCGGTCGGGAATCTCGAGAGCAGGGTCGGTGGACCGCCACGCCCCCGATGATCCGGAGATCTCCGACCGGCCCGACTTCCGGGAGACCTACCCGCCCCACTGCGTCGCCGGGACACCGGGCGCCGCGAAGATCGCGGCGACCGCGGCGCAGAACCCGATTTGGATTTCGTCGAACCCGGTCCCGGCCCCGGCTCTCGCCGCGCAGGTCCGCAACCACCGGGGCGAGGTCTTCCTGGAGAAGCAGAGATTCGACGTCTTCTCGAATCCCAACTCGTGCACGGTGCTGCGCGCGTACGATCCGTCGCGGATCGTCGTGTACGGGGTCGCGCTGGACGTCTGCGACCGGTATGCCGTCGAGGGTTTCCTGACCCTCGGGCGATTCGACGTGTGGCTCGTGGAGGACGCGGTGAAGGCGATCCGTCCCGAGGCCGTGCCCGGGCTGCTCGACGACTGGCGGCGGCGGGGCGTGACGATCGCGCGGACCGACGAGGTCCTGCTCCTGCCGCGGTAGGGGGAGGCATGGTACCGATCTTCCGGCTGTTGGACGACGCGCTGATCGAGCGGATCCTCGCCGAGGCCAGGGAGGTTCTCTGGCGGCTCGGCGTCGAGGTCCACAACCCCCGGGTGCTGTCGCTCCTTTCGGACCACGGCGCGAAGGTCGACCGGCCGGCGCAGCGGGTCTTCATCCGGGAGGAGCTGGTGGATCGGGCGGTCTTAAGCGCCCCGAAGGGATTCAAGCTCTACGACGTCCTGGGCGAAGAGACCCACGATCTTTCGGGCCGCCGCGTCCATTTCACGCCGGGCTCGGCGGCCATCCACGTGCTCGACGCCGCGACCGGCGAGATCCGCCGCCCCTCGACCCGGGACTGCGTGGAGCATTTCAAGGTCGTGAGCGGCCTCTCTGACATCCACGCGGCGAGCACCGCGATCGTCCCCGCGGACGTGCACGAGACGGTGTCCGACAGCTATCGCCTGTACCTGAGCCTCCTCTACTGCGAGAAGCCGGTGGTCACCGGGGCGTTCCGGATCGAGTCGTTCGAGCTGATGAAGGACTTCCAGCTGGCGGTCCGGGGCGACGAGAACTCGCTCCGTGAAAAGCCGCTGACGATCTTCTCGTGCTGTCCCACGTCGCCCCTCAAGTGGAGC is drawn from Terriglobia bacterium and contains these coding sequences:
- a CDS encoding methyltransferase domain-containing protein — translated: MTALRRSEKPERMDGPGCGPEEIEAALRDIALVNRRLGGARTLLRALDPYVHAVPPGGVLDVLDVGTGGADLAVAMESRGLSRGRTVRVTAVDRDPAAARVAARTAAAARHVLVVLADARALPFADRSFDVVTASMFLHHFAEAEAAALLASFAKVARRAVIVNDLERGALPWAFIAVAARLARRSALFVHDAPLSVRRGFTVSELRALARRAGSDRARVTRRWPFRLALTLPAGGSRP
- a CDS encoding beta-ketoacyl-[acyl-carrier-protein] synthase family protein, whose protein sequence is MSDAHRAERPLEGRRVVVTGIGAVAPNGVGREVFWGATRAGKSGIRRIAGFDVSSFPTRIAGQVADFDVSRFVEGRDAKHLPRATVMAIAAADEACEDAGLSPSALTIEERRRFAVVVGSGGAGLEFAENQFREFYLGNPKGVSLYTIPSATPGSLSSEISMRHGLRGPSHVLTTGCTSSTDALGHALSLIRYGRADLALAGGADAPISPGILAGFCIMKIMTPSWNDEPERGSRPFSRDRDGFVLGEGAFMLLLEERGAAVRRRARIYGEIAGYGSTCEAFHRVRLDETGEEPARAMTLALEDAGAGPAEIDYVALHGTSTLLNDRIETRAVKLALGGRAGDVPASSVKSMIGHPQGASGAAGVAATLLAMRDAFLPPTINREAPDPECDLDVVPNAGRPGRIRVALCNCIGFGSKNSALVVRAAGDEP
- a CDS encoding isochorismatase family protein; protein product: MAGTLFWDVDTQVDFMDPSGALYVPGAETIVPNLERLTLHATRSGISRAGSVDRHAPDDPEISDRPDFRETYPPHCVAGTPGAAKIAATAAQNPIWISSNPVPAPALAAQVRNHRGEVFLEKQRFDVFSNPNSCTVLRAYDPSRIVVYGVALDVCDRYAVEGFLTLGRFDVWLVEDAVKAIRPEAVPGLLDDWRRRGVTIARTDEVLLLPR